Sequence from the Amycolatopsis sp. NBC_00345 genome:
GCACGGCGAGCCACCCGCTGGTCTCGCGGGCCAGCGTGCCCGCCAGCGCGAGCATCGCGACCACCACCAGCACCGCGGCGAACGCGGACACGGTCAGCCCGGTGAACCACGGCGTCGGCTCGCGGCGGTGACGGGCGCGCCGCGGCTCACGCTCGCCGGGCGCCCGCGGAGGGGGGTCCACCACCGTCTCGACGCCCGACACCGGATCGACGAACCGCACCGGGGTCCCCATCACGGCAGCCAGCCGTCCGGCGAGCTGGCGGCCGCGCTGCGAAACCACCGAGCCCGCGACCTCCGCGTCCGGCCCGGTGCGCGACACCGCCGAAGCGACGCGCGCCCATTCGTGCAGCGCCTGCGCCAGGTCGGCGCCGATCGCGAGCCGGCGCGGGTCGACCTCACGCGCGTGCTCGCCGCCCGGACCGGCGAGCACCGCGCGCTCGCCGCGGATCCGCAGCTCCATAGTGTCCTTCCGCGCCGGCAGTCCTCAGCGTGTGTCACCTTAGTAGCGTCGGCGCCTACCGGAGACATCCGTCAAGGACTCCTTACCCGCGTGGCACGCGGGTAAGGCCTCCTTACCGGCGTGGCACGCGGTCAAGGAGGCCTTACCGGTTGTGGATGGCGGCCACCTCGTGGAACGCGACCGCGGCCGCGGTGGCGACGTTCAGCGAGTCGACGCCCGGCACCATCTCGATCCGCACGGCCAGATCGGCGGCCGCGATGGCCTCCGCCGACAGGCCCGGCCCTTCGGCGCCGAGCAGCAACGCGATGCGGCCCGGCGCCCGAGCGCGCAAACCTCGCAATGGCACCGAATCAGCCCGCGGGGTGAGCGCCGCGACGCGGAAATCGTTTTCCCGCAGCCGATCCAGCCCGCCGGGCCAGCTGTCGAACGTCGCGAACGGGACGCGCAGCACGTGCCCCATCGAAACGCGGACGCTTCGCCGGTACAGCGGGTCCGAGCAGCCGGGCGCCAGCAGCACCCCGTCGACACCGAGCGCGGCGGCATTGCGGAACAGCGCGCCGAGGTTCTCGTGGTCGCCGACGCCCTCCAGCACGGCGAGCACGCCGGCGCCCGCGATCACCTCGTCCACCGTCGGCGGCACCGGCCGATCGGCGACGGCCAGCACCCCGCGGTTGAGGTGGAAGCCGACGACTTCGGCCATCGTCTCCGCGGACGTCACATACGCCGGCGCGTCGACCCCTTCGAGCTCGTCTGCCAATTCGTGGAATCGCCGTTCCACGCCGAGCAATGCGCGCACGGGATAACGCGACGCGAGCATCCGCCCGACCACCACGGTCCCTTCGGCGATCACCAGGCCCCGGCCACCGGGACGGTCCGGGCGCCGGTCCGCTGTGGACAGGTCGCGGAAATCGTCGAGTCCCGGATTCGCCCGGTCGTCGGTGAAGATCAGTTCAGCCACTCGCACAGTCTGACATCCGCGCCCAACCCGCCCCGCTGGTCCGAACGACCGGCATTCCCTGGTACGAACGGGCGCTTTTTGCTGTGAGTTAACCCCCCATGACAGAGAGCACCAGTTTGGCCGCTAGCCCGTCATGGCGCTCTGTGCAACGGTGGGCGCCCTGGCAGTCCCCGCCCGGACACCTGCGGATCGCAGCCAAGGAGCACGGCACACATGGGTACGGATCTCTCGGCCGAACCGTCCGAGCAACTCGACCGCGGACGGTATCGCCGTAAGGTCCAGCGTTGTCTCGACACGTTGGCCCGCATGCTCACGGATGGAAGTTTTTCCTTCCCCCGCAAGAACATCGGGCTCGAAGTGGAGCTGAACCTGGTCGACGGCCGGCTGCGCCCGTCGATGACGAACACCGCCGTGCTGGAGGCGCTCGACGACCCGTCGTTCACCACCGAGCTGGGCCAGCACAACCTCGAGCTGAACGTGCCGCCGCGCCCGCTGGCCGGGGATTCGGCTCTGCAACTGGAAGATGACCTTCACGCATACCTGGGCAAAGCGGCGGCGAAGGCCACGGACACCGGCTCGACGCTGGCCATGATCGGGATCCTGCCCACCCTGCGCCAAGAGCACTTCGATCAAAAATGGCTCACCAACAAAACGCGTTACTCGTCACTCAACGACCAGATCTTCGCCGCGCGCGGCGAGCGGATCGCGCTTTCCATGGAGGGCGCGGCACTTCCGGGCGCGCAGCCGGAAAGGCTGCGAAGCTACGCGGAATCCATTCTTCCGGAAGCCGCGTGCACCTCGGTCCAGCTGCACCTCCAGGTGGCCCCGGAGGAATTCGCGGCGCACTGGAACGCCGCCCAGTGCCTGGCCGGCGTGCAGATCGCGCTCGCCGCGAATTCGCCGTTCCTGCTCGGCAAGGCGCTCTGGCACGAGACGCGCATCCCGCTGTTCCAGCAGGCCACCGACACCCGGCCGGAGGAGCTGAAGAACCAGGGCGTGCGCCCGCGCGTGTGGTTCGGCGAGCGGTGGATCACGTCGATCTTCGATCTGTTCGAGGAAAACGTCCGCTACTTCCCCGGGCTGCTGCCGGAGACCGACGTCGAGGACCCGATCGAAGCGCTGGAGGCGGGCCAGGCGCCGAAGCTCACCGAGCTGCGGATGCACAACGGCACCATCTGGCGCTGGAACCGTCCGGTGTACGACGTCGTCGACGGCCTGCCCCACCTCAGGGTCGAAAACCGAGTGCTGCCCGCCGGGCCGACCGTCGTTGACATCGTTGCCAATGCGGCGTTCTTCTACGGCGCGCAGCGGGCGCTCGCCGAGCAGGAGCGGCCGGTGTGGACGCAGATGTCGTTCCAGGCCGCGGAAGAAAACCTGTACGCGGGCGCGCGCAAGAGCTTCGACGCGCAGCTGTACTGGCCGGGCATCGGCTGGATCCCGCCGGACGAGCTGGCGTTGCGCGTGCTGCTGCCGCTGGCGCACGAGGGCCTGCGCCGCTCCGACGTCTCCGACGAAGCGCGGGTGAAGTACCTCGGCATCATCGAACGCCGGTGCCTGGCGCGGCGCAGCGGCTCGACCTGGCAGCGTGATTACGTGCAGCGCGCGCAGGACCGCGGCGACGACCGTGAGACGGCGCTGAACCGGATGCTGGGCCGCTACCTGGAGCTGTCCGCGACCGGCGAGCCCGTGCACACCTGGCCGCTCACCGACTGAGCGGGGCTGTCCCTTTCCCTTACAGTGGTGACACTGACCGGGGGTGAGACGGATGCCGAAGGTGCTCGGCGGCTCGATCGAGGCGCACCGGCGCGAGGTCCGCGCCCGGGTGTTCGACGTGCTGCGCGCGCAGCTCTACGAGCGCGGCTTCGACGCGATCACCCTGTCCGGCATCGCGGCGGAGGCCGGGCTCGGCCGCACCGCGCTGTACAACCACTTCCCGGACAAGGAAAGCCTGCTCGTCGCCTTCGTGGAGGACGAGGCCGCGCGGTACGTCACGCGGCTGCGCGAAGCCGTCGAGGCGCAGACCGACCCGGTCCTCCAGCTCGCCACGTTCGTCCGGCTGCAGCTGCGGGTGCTCGCCGAATACCACCTGCCGCCCGGCGGCGCGCTGGAGTCGGCGCTCGCGCCCTCGGCGTACCGGCGGATCAGCGCGCACGCCGACCCGATCACCGGGCAGCTGCGCACCGTGCTGCTCGCGGGCGTCGACGCCGGGTGCTGGCCGGCCCAGGATGTGGACGTGGTCGTCCCGATGGTGACCGCCGCACTGGGC
This genomic interval carries:
- a CDS encoding DUF2537 domain-containing protein encodes the protein MELRIRGERAVLAGPGGEHAREVDPRRLAIGADLAQALHEWARVASAVSRTGPDAEVAGSVVSQRGRQLAGRLAAVMGTPVRFVDPVSGVETVVDPPPRAPGEREPRRARHRREPTPWFTGLTVSAFAAVLVVVAMLALAGTLARETSGWLAVLAALVVTGGIAPSLWLGRNLPILRWAVLGAGVGLVAAWVGVLVIVF
- a CDS encoding glutamate-cysteine ligase family protein codes for the protein MGTDLSAEPSEQLDRGRYRRKVQRCLDTLARMLTDGSFSFPRKNIGLEVELNLVDGRLRPSMTNTAVLEALDDPSFTTELGQHNLELNVPPRPLAGDSALQLEDDLHAYLGKAAAKATDTGSTLAMIGILPTLRQEHFDQKWLTNKTRYSSLNDQIFAARGERIALSMEGAALPGAQPERLRSYAESILPEAACTSVQLHLQVAPEEFAAHWNAAQCLAGVQIALAANSPFLLGKALWHETRIPLFQQATDTRPEELKNQGVRPRVWFGERWITSIFDLFEENVRYFPGLLPETDVEDPIEALEAGQAPKLTELRMHNGTIWRWNRPVYDVVDGLPHLRVENRVLPAGPTVVDIVANAAFFYGAQRALAEQERPVWTQMSFQAAEENLYAGARKSFDAQLYWPGIGWIPPDELALRVLLPLAHEGLRRSDVSDEARVKYLGIIERRCLARRSGSTWQRDYVQRAQDRGDDRETALNRMLGRYLELSATGEPVHTWPLTD
- a CDS encoding TrmH family RNA methyltransferase; protein product: MAELIFTDDRANPGLDDFRDLSTADRRPDRPGGRGLVIAEGTVVVGRMLASRYPVRALLGVERRFHELADELEGVDAPAYVTSAETMAEVVGFHLNRGVLAVADRPVPPTVDEVIAGAGVLAVLEGVGDHENLGALFRNAAALGVDGVLLAPGCSDPLYRRSVRVSMGHVLRVPFATFDSWPGGLDRLRENDFRVAALTPRADSVPLRGLRARAPGRIALLLGAEGPGLSAEAIAAADLAVRIEMVPGVDSLNVATAAAVAFHEVAAIHNR
- a CDS encoding TetR/AcrR family transcriptional regulator, which codes for MPKVLGGSIEAHRREVRARVFDVLRAQLYERGFDAITLSGIAAEAGLGRTALYNHFPDKESLLVAFVEDEAARYVTRLREAVEAQTDPVLQLATFVRLQLRVLAEYHLPPGGALESALAPSAYRRISAHADPITGQLRTVLLAGVDAGCWPAQDVDVVVPMVTAALGSRQVIDVPAGQLDGAIEAAVGFVLRALGTSEVPDSRPI